The Pongo pygmaeus isolate AG05252 chromosome 11, NHGRI_mPonPyg2-v2.0_pri, whole genome shotgun sequence genome includes a region encoding these proteins:
- the GPR35 gene encoding G-protein coupled receptor 35 isoform X1 codes for MLHSPCISLPRTMNGTYNTCGSGDLTWPPTIKLGFYAYLGVLLVLGLLLNSLALWVFCCRMQQWTETRIYMTNLAVADLCLLCALPFVLHSLRDTSDTPLCQLSQGIYLTNRYMSISLVTAIAVDRYVAVRHPLRARGLRSPRQAAAVCMVLWVLVISSLVARWFLGMQEGGFCFRSTRHNFNSMAFPLLGFYLPLAVVVFCSLKVVTALAQRPPTDVGQAEATRKAARMVWANLVVFVVCFLPLHVGLTVRLAVGWNACALLETIRRALYITSKLSDANCCLDAICYYYMAKEFQEASALAVAPSAKAHKSQDSLCVTLA; via the coding sequence CCCCAGGACCATGAATGGCACCTACAACACCTGTGGTTCCGGCGACCTCACCTGGCCCCCAACGATCAAGCTCGGCTTCTACGCCTACTTGGGCGTCCTGCTGGTGCTGGGCCTGCTGCTCAACAGCCTGGCGCTCTGGGTGTTCTGCTGCCGCATGCAGCAGTGGACAGAGACCCGCATCTACATGACCAACCTGGCGGTGGCCGACCTCTGCCTGCTGTGTGCCTTGCCCTTTGTGCTGCACTCCCTGCGAGACACCTCAGACACGCCGCTGTGCCAGCTCTCCCAGGGCATCTACCTGACCAACAGGTACATGAGCATCAGCCTGGTCACAGCCATCGCCGTGGACCGCTATGTGGCCGTGCGGCACCCGCTGCGTGCCCGCGGGCTGCGGTCCCCCAGGCAGGCTGCGGCTGTGTGCATGGTCCTCTGGGTGCTGGTCATCAGCTCCCTGGTGGCTCGCTGGTTCCTGGGGATGCAGGAGGGCGGCTTCTGCTTCAGGAGCACCCGGCACAATTTCAACTCCATGGCGTTCCCGCTGCTGGGATTCTATCTGCCCCTGGCCGTGGTGGTCTTCTGCTCCCTGAAGGTGGTGACCGCCCTGGCCCAGAGGCCACCCACCGACGTGGGGCAGGCAGAGGCCACCCGCAAGGCTGCCCGCATGGTCTGGGCCAACCTCGTGGTGTTCGTGGTCTGCTTCCTGCCCCTGCACGTGGGGCTGACGGTGCGCCTCGCTGTGGGCTGGAATGCCTGTGCCCTCCTGGAGACGATCCGTCGCGCCCTCTACATAACCAGCAAGCTCTCAGATGCCAACTGCTGCCTGGACGCCATCTGCTACTACTACATGGCCAAGGAGTTCCAGGAGGCGTCTGCACTGGCCGTGGCTCCCAGTGCTAAGGCCCACAAAAGCCAGGACTCTCTGTGTGTGACCCTCGCCTAG
- the GPR35 gene encoding G-protein coupled receptor 35 isoform X2, producing MNGTYNTCGSGDLTWPPTIKLGFYAYLGVLLVLGLLLNSLALWVFCCRMQQWTETRIYMTNLAVADLCLLCALPFVLHSLRDTSDTPLCQLSQGIYLTNRYMSISLVTAIAVDRYVAVRHPLRARGLRSPRQAAAVCMVLWVLVISSLVARWFLGMQEGGFCFRSTRHNFNSMAFPLLGFYLPLAVVVFCSLKVVTALAQRPPTDVGQAEATRKAARMVWANLVVFVVCFLPLHVGLTVRLAVGWNACALLETIRRALYITSKLSDANCCLDAICYYYMAKEFQEASALAVAPSAKAHKSQDSLCVTLA from the coding sequence ATGAATGGCACCTACAACACCTGTGGTTCCGGCGACCTCACCTGGCCCCCAACGATCAAGCTCGGCTTCTACGCCTACTTGGGCGTCCTGCTGGTGCTGGGCCTGCTGCTCAACAGCCTGGCGCTCTGGGTGTTCTGCTGCCGCATGCAGCAGTGGACAGAGACCCGCATCTACATGACCAACCTGGCGGTGGCCGACCTCTGCCTGCTGTGTGCCTTGCCCTTTGTGCTGCACTCCCTGCGAGACACCTCAGACACGCCGCTGTGCCAGCTCTCCCAGGGCATCTACCTGACCAACAGGTACATGAGCATCAGCCTGGTCACAGCCATCGCCGTGGACCGCTATGTGGCCGTGCGGCACCCGCTGCGTGCCCGCGGGCTGCGGTCCCCCAGGCAGGCTGCGGCTGTGTGCATGGTCCTCTGGGTGCTGGTCATCAGCTCCCTGGTGGCTCGCTGGTTCCTGGGGATGCAGGAGGGCGGCTTCTGCTTCAGGAGCACCCGGCACAATTTCAACTCCATGGCGTTCCCGCTGCTGGGATTCTATCTGCCCCTGGCCGTGGTGGTCTTCTGCTCCCTGAAGGTGGTGACCGCCCTGGCCCAGAGGCCACCCACCGACGTGGGGCAGGCAGAGGCCACCCGCAAGGCTGCCCGCATGGTCTGGGCCAACCTCGTGGTGTTCGTGGTCTGCTTCCTGCCCCTGCACGTGGGGCTGACGGTGCGCCTCGCTGTGGGCTGGAATGCCTGTGCCCTCCTGGAGACGATCCGTCGCGCCCTCTACATAACCAGCAAGCTCTCAGATGCCAACTGCTGCCTGGACGCCATCTGCTACTACTACATGGCCAAGGAGTTCCAGGAGGCGTCTGCACTGGCCGTGGCTCCCAGTGCTAAGGCCCACAAAAGCCAGGACTCTCTGTGTGTGACCCTCGCCTAG